A region of the Brevibacillus laterosporus genome:
TCTGCCATTAAACATCCACCTCCACGTTTGTACCGCCTTGATAATTCAACAGAATCCAATCGGCTGTATTGTAATGTTTGACTTTCAACTCTTGGATGAATTGGTCAATGGATCGTGCTTTGGAATCAAATCGAATAGAGTAGCTTTCGATCTTACTTGTCTCTAATTTATTGGTTGGTTGCACCAAATTATCAAAGAATGTCCGAATGCGCATGTCTGCTGCTTCTCTCATCGGTTTGGTCATCGCTTTACCTTGCCATGGTGCGGCTACAGCTTCTAGTTGCTTTTCGATCCAGCTATTCAGACGACGACGATTTACTTTTCGATTCTCGTTGTCCGCAATAGGATTGCCGGCTACATCGTTTTTAGCGAGTGTATAGTCGTTAGCCATGCGCCAGGCATAAGATCCATCACCTTTGGCAGATGGCTTGAGTTGAAACGCTGCTATCTGGTTGTTAAAGAGCTCCTGGTAGTCTTCAAATTCCAATTCCTGATCAGTACCAACAATCCAATTGCATTCTACGGCTAGACCAGAGTCTTCAATTTGTCCTCTTACATGGGCGATAGCTGAAAGGCAACTACCAGAAATACGTTGACCAGTCGTAGAGTTGTAATAGCCGTAGACCATTTGGCCAAAGTCGCTATCAAATTGTTCTCGATATTCAGAGGCATCCGTTATCGTTTGAGCATTCTTTGTCCCCGTGTAAGCAATAAAGTTATGCTTTTCACCAAGAGAAATTAATGACTTATCTACCTCTGGGCTGGAGTAGTTGATATGGGCAACGTCTGTCACGATGCTACCGATGACTCCTAGCAGTTTTTGACCAGTTCGAACACCAGTACCTGGATCAAATGTACCGATTCGGTCTGCATCTGTTATAGGTGCTCCATTTGAGCCATTTTTTAATTGGGTTTTAGCCATTACTATTGGTCGTGTTGTATCAAAATCGCTGTCCTCTTTGACGTCTTCATACACAAAATGCTCGCTAGTGGATTTGATTACTTTCTCCACGTAACGAGCATCATCTTGATTCTTAGATAGGTTGTCGTAAGTTTCAAACCCGCCTAAGTCCGACCACAAGATCAGCTTAAAGGTGTTTGCTTTCGTTCCTTCTTGCACTTCAACAGTGAAAATATTTGCGTATTCACCTGGACCGGCTTTTGGATAGATGCGTGCAGTATCTTTGTCCTCGCGATCCTTGAGTTGTAGACTAGCCGTTTGATGCCCACTACCCAGTACACGTACAAACGCAACCTTTTTAATTCTTGCGTGGTTCAAGTGGTCCAGCAGTTGATTGCCAGCATGTTTCTTTGTATATGGCCCAAGAATGGGTTCAGCAATTTCAGCTAACCGCTTGGATGGTGTTTCAGAAATCAACATGTATTTATCAATCGGGCCTCGGTCAAATTCACCGATAAAGCCTAAGATAAAGTGTGATGTACTTACTTCTTCGCTTTGAGGTACAGGCAGTTCGTTTACATATAACCCAGGTGGGTAATCCTGTAGCGAAGTCACTCCGCGTAACATGGTCAACAAGACCAGCTCCCTTACGTTAATTTTGGCTTAAATTTAGATACATCAATAGCGTTGACTTGCTCCTCCACTATCAGCTTTCCTGTACATTGATAAGTCGCATCCACTTGGTAGAGATTAGGTTCACCACGTGGTGGCAGAGGTGGGGAAGTAATGAATATCTGCACAAGGTCCCCCCACTTATCTTCCGGAATGACTATTTCGTTTTCTGTTTCGATGTAGGCTAGGAACTTAGTTGATAGTTGTTGTGCCTGGCTTGGTCGCTCAGCAAAAAAAGACACTTGAATGAGGTATTCAAATCGTACAGACTCTGTACCCACTGTAAAGGTTCCGTTGCCGTTTGAAAGAATACCGTGTGGCTCGTGTTCCCTCATGAGAGCTTTCTCAGATGTGCCGCTAACATGCGTGATATTGGCGGCAGGAAGCACTCTTTTTTTTGTCTCAATAGGGTTAGGGATATCATCAGTCACGAGAAATCCAGAACCATGAACAGTCTTTATGGCATTTTCAAGGGCAGTATAAACTGAAACTAGTGGATCTCTCAATGCCCAAGCCTCCTTATCTGTTTAACCACTTCTTTTTTAGCTATCTCTTTAATTTTAGCTTTATTCTCATGTAAAGCAGGGCGCAGAAAAGGTCTGGCAGGTATGTTTTTTGCCTCTAATCCAAATTCATGAGTGGCAGCATAACTACCTGGATCACCTTTCTTGCTATTTGATTTTCCAGTAGCAACCCCTACATAAACAACGCCTTTCTTGATTTGCTTTTCATCTGTGGTGATTGCCTGTCTTAAATGACCAGAATCAACCAATGGTGAATCGTCGTTTCCGCCAGCTCCCCAAGAACCATGCTTCTTCATATATTTCCTCCCTGCTCTTGTTAGGGCGCCGGCTTTTGTTTTGGACATGTGTTTTTTTCGAATGGTTTCTGGTCTAAGCTTTACCCACGATTTATATCCACCAGATCCAGCTTGGTAAGTACCGAGCTTTTCTTTGGCTGCTCCCATCACAATGGATGCGCCTTTCTTCAATGCATTTTTTTCTGCTTTAGCCATCAAATTCGGGATGTTACCTAACGCTCGATACAAGTCGTTAAAATCACCCATTATGACATCGACCTCGCTTGGCATTCTTTTATGATGAGGTCACCGGCTAAGGTTGCAGGGGAAGCCAAAATAATGTTGAAATGCTTGCCGTCATAAACTAGCACTTTGCCTTCTTCTACTACTTTTTCAGGTGATTCTATGCCCTTTTCGATAGAGATAAAGTCTAGCTTTTGAATTGGATTATCTCCTAATGCAGTAGCTTCCTCATCGATAGAATGACCTGTGACGACTATTTTGATCGTCTCTTTTATGGGTTCGGGTAGATCGTTATCGATAATAGATAGCCCGCTAGACATTTTTTCACCCGTCAATGTTTGCAAGACAGCTTCTACCTCGTAGCCTTTTTGCTTGATGTGACGATCAATAATTCTTTTGATTTTCTTGGCCAACTTTGAGGCATTCATTACGTCCACATCCCTATGGGCTTCTTCACCGATTGTTCATAACGTTTCTGGCGGAAATTTGCTTCCTGTGCGATTTTATCAAAGTTATCAAAGCTAATTTGAAGGCCTTTGCCCAGTTTTAAGCCGCTGATCTCTGCGCCCTCACGAACAATCTCATATAGGATCTTCGCCATGCAGTAATCTAGTAAAATTCTATGGTCTCTTACTGATAAGCTTTCAATTGTATGGTCTGCGTAGTAATGAAACCTTAGTTCAGAATGGCCAGCAGGTGTTGAAGGAGTTATCAGGGTGCGATCAAGAATCTCATACCCCGCTAAGCCTTCTATCCATGTTTGATAATCTTCTGGAAGCTCGTATTCTGTCACACCTGGTACTAGCTTTATCAAGCCCTTTCGTCTTCTTGGACGGTAACGAGAATAATCGTAAAGTGCTTCTGTCAATCTACTGATTAAGTCATCGTTAGAATAGAAAAAGGGCTCCTCCATGTCT
Encoded here:
- a CDS encoding phage tail protein; the encoded protein is MLTMLRGVTSLQDYPPGLYVNELPVPQSEEVSTSHFILGFIGEFDRGPIDKYMLISETPSKRLAEIAEPILGPYTKKHAGNQLLDHLNHARIKKVAFVRVLGSGHQTASLQLKDREDKDTARIYPKAGPGEYANIFTVEVQEGTKANTFKLILWSDLGGFETYDNLSKNQDDARYVEKVIKSTSEHFVYEDVKEDSDFDTTRPIVMAKTQLKNGSNGAPITDADRIGTFDPGTGVRTGQKLLGVIGSIVTDVAHINYSSPEVDKSLISLGEKHNFIAYTGTKNAQTITDASEYREQFDSDFGQMVYGYYNSTTGQRISGSCLSAIAHVRGQIEDSGLAVECNWIVGTDQELEFEDYQELFNNQIAAFQLKPSAKGDGSYAWRMANDYTLAKNDVAGNPIADNENRKVNRRRLNSWIEKQLEAVAAPWQGKAMTKPMREAADMRIRTFFDNLVQPTNKLETSKIESYSIRFDSKARSIDQFIQELKVKHYNTADWILLNYQGGTNVEVDV